From one Streptomyces sp. ICC1 genomic stretch:
- a CDS encoding UDP-N-acetylglucosamine 1-carboxyvinyltransferase, whose translation MADDYLVRIGKLIRDARQHRGWTQSQLADALGTSQSAVNRIERGNQNISLEMIARIGEALDSEIVSLGYAGPMHLRVVGGRRLSGAIDVKTSKNACVALLCASLLNKGRTVLRRVARIEEVYRLLEVLNSIGVRTRWINDGVDLELVPPARLDMDAMDADAARRTRSIIMFLGPLLHRMDHFKLPYAGGCDLGTRTIEPHMIALRRFGLDITATEGIYHAQVEAGVSPDRPIVLTERGDTVTENALLAAARHDGTTVIRNASSNYMVQDLCFFLEALGVRVDGVGTTTLTVHGVPNIDVDVDYSPSEDPVEAMSLLAAAVVTESELTIRRVPIEFMEIELAVLEEMGLDHDRSPEYTADNGRTRLVDLTVRPSKLEAPIDKIHPMPFPGLNIDNVPFFAAIAAVAQGQTLIHDWVYDNRAIYLTDLNRLGGRLQLLDPHRVLVEGPTRWRAAEMMCPPALRPAVVVLLAMMAAEGTSVLRNVYVINRGYEELAERLNSVGAQIEIFRDI comes from the coding sequence ATGGCAGACGACTACCTCGTACGCATCGGCAAGCTCATCCGTGACGCCCGGCAGCACCGTGGCTGGACACAGAGTCAGCTCGCCGACGCACTCGGCACCAGCCAGAGTGCCGTGAACCGGATCGAGCGCGGCAACCAGAACATCAGCCTTGAGATGATCGCCCGCATCGGGGAAGCCCTCGACAGCGAAATCGTCTCCCTGGGCTACGCCGGTCCGATGCACCTGCGCGTGGTCGGCGGCCGCCGGCTGTCCGGCGCCATCGACGTCAAGACGAGCAAGAACGCGTGCGTCGCCCTGCTGTGCGCCTCACTGCTCAACAAGGGCCGCACGGTGCTGAGGCGGGTCGCCCGGATCGAGGAGGTCTACCGCCTCCTGGAGGTCCTGAACTCCATCGGTGTCCGCACCCGCTGGATCAACGACGGCGTCGACCTGGAACTCGTACCGCCCGCCCGCCTCGACATGGACGCCATGGACGCGGACGCGGCCCGCCGGACCCGCAGCATCATCATGTTCCTGGGTCCCCTCCTGCACCGGATGGACCACTTCAAGCTGCCGTACGCGGGCGGCTGCGACCTCGGCACCCGCACCATCGAGCCGCACATGATCGCCCTGCGCCGCTTCGGCCTGGACATCACCGCGACCGAGGGCATCTACCACGCCCAGGTCGAGGCCGGGGTCTCCCCGGACCGCCCGATCGTGCTGACCGAGCGCGGGGACACCGTCACCGAGAACGCGCTGCTGGCCGCCGCCCGGCACGACGGGACCACGGTCATCCGCAACGCCTCCTCCAACTACATGGTCCAGGACCTGTGCTTCTTCCTGGAGGCGCTCGGCGTCCGGGTCGACGGCGTCGGCACCACGACCCTGACGGTCCACGGCGTCCCGAACATCGACGTGGACGTGGACTACTCCCCCTCCGAGGACCCGGTCGAGGCGATGAGCCTGCTGGCCGCGGCCGTGGTCACCGAGTCCGAGCTGACCATCCGCCGGGTGCCGATCGAGTTCATGGAGATCGAGCTCGCGGTCCTGGAGGAGATGGGCCTCGACCACGACCGCTCCCCCGAGTACACGGCGGACAACGGCCGCACCCGCCTGGTGGACCTCACCGTCCGCCCGTCGAAGCTCGAAGCGCCGATCGACAAGATCCACCCGATGCCCTTCCCCGGGCTGAACATCGACAACGTCCCGTTCTTCGCCGCCATCGCGGCCGTGGCCCAGGGTCAGACCCTGATCCACGACTGGGTGTACGACAACCGGGCCATCTACCTGACGGACCTCAACCGCCTCGGCGGTCGCCTCCAGCTCCTGGACCCGCACCGCGTCCTGGTCGAGGGCCCCACCCGCTGGCGCGCGGCGGAGATGATGTGCCCGCCGGCCCTGCGCCCGGCGGTGGTCGTCCTCCTGGCGATGATGGCGGCCGAGGGCACCTCGGTCCTGCGCAACGTCTACGTCATCAACCGCGGCTACGAGGAACTGGCGGAACGCCTCAACTCGGTGGGCGCACAGATCGAGATCTTCCGCGACATCTAA
- a CDS encoding DUF3631 domain-containing protein, which yields MKSAPTPTPAATNEPWPVTAMPGRPGAHRQDPRPVEAATPQTPAAQDRPAEAKPRPIGPLREGEQVLAELRGQLRRYVVLPSEDAFTAVTLWVAATHLQTAWQHAPRLAVVGPAKRCGKSRLLDVVTETVHDPLVTVNASAAAIFRSITETPPTLLVDEADTLFGSAKVAEKNEEMRGLLNAGHQRNRPTLRVSGPNHEVSKFPTFAMAALAGIGDLPDTIMDRSVVIRMRRRGPGEKVAEFRSARDIPALHALRDRLVAWLAPLHAAAMELAPPMPVEDRAADTWEPLVAIADLAGGEWPILARTACAVMTSHEAQRDQDSGGTGIRLLADIRRAFAGEGDPPVMRTARLLDILNQDEETAWEQYTAKGLTARGLGILLQDYNISSANRRFHNGDQAKGFTREQFTDAWARYCPQPKPAPQPGSATGA from the coding sequence ATGAAGTCCGCACCCACCCCCACGCCCGCCGCTACCAACGAGCCCTGGCCCGTGACCGCGATGCCCGGCCGCCCGGGCGCCCACCGCCAGGACCCCCGGCCTGTGGAGGCGGCAACACCCCAGACCCCCGCAGCACAGGACCGGCCTGCCGAGGCGAAGCCACGCCCGATCGGGCCGCTTCGTGAGGGCGAGCAGGTGCTGGCGGAGCTGAGGGGCCAGCTTCGGCGGTATGTCGTACTGCCCAGCGAGGACGCCTTCACGGCGGTGACCTTGTGGGTAGCGGCCACGCATCTGCAGACCGCTTGGCAGCATGCGCCGCGTCTGGCGGTGGTGGGTCCGGCGAAACGCTGCGGGAAGTCGCGGCTGCTGGATGTGGTCACGGAGACGGTCCACGATCCGCTGGTGACGGTGAACGCCTCGGCTGCCGCGATCTTCCGGTCGATCACCGAGACGCCGCCCACGCTGCTGGTCGATGAGGCCGACACGCTGTTCGGGTCGGCGAAGGTGGCCGAGAAGAACGAGGAGATGCGCGGCCTGCTGAACGCGGGCCATCAGCGCAACCGCCCGACCCTGCGCGTGTCCGGCCCGAACCATGAGGTGTCGAAGTTCCCCACCTTCGCCATGGCCGCGCTCGCCGGTATCGGTGACCTCCCCGACACGATCATGGACCGGTCGGTGGTGATCCGGATGCGGCGGCGCGGGCCGGGCGAGAAGGTCGCGGAGTTCCGCAGCGCCCGCGACATCCCCGCCCTCCACGCCCTGCGCGACCGCCTCGTGGCCTGGCTGGCCCCGCTCCACGCCGCGGCGATGGAGCTGGCGCCGCCGATGCCGGTGGAGGACCGCGCCGCCGATACGTGGGAGCCGCTGGTCGCCATCGCCGACCTCGCGGGCGGCGAATGGCCGATCCTGGCCCGCACCGCCTGCGCGGTGATGACGAGCCATGAGGCGCAGCGGGACCAGGACAGTGGCGGCACGGGCATCCGCCTCCTCGCCGACATCCGACGCGCCTTCGCGGGCGAGGGTGATCCGCCGGTGATGCGCACCGCCCGGCTGCTGGACATCCTGAACCAGGACGAGGAAACGGCCTGGGAGCAGTACACGGCCAAGGGCCTGACCGCCCGGGGCCTGGGGATCCTGTTGCAGGACTACAACATCAGCTCGGCCAACCGCCGTTTCCACAACGGCGACCAGGCCAAGGGCTTCACCCGCGAGCAGTTCACCGACGCCTGGGCGCGCTACTGCCCCCAGCCAAAGCCGGCACCCCAGCCGGGATCCGCCACCGGCGCCTGA
- a CDS encoding DUF2637 domain-containing protein has product MNHKGRITLVIGLVAVVLMAFRVSWNALSDVARAIGADATAALLYPIVVDGLMALALVAALVLTGADRKFALRVLAAYTIASLLLNYVHGLVPALRTASVQWGRLANWDPANWALVLLATSLPVGSIYFGSDLVAKVLHHNPESADAAEVASDQSVSPQADESASEQAAQSRSDQAESDPEQPTESTPTKVAEAPSTGPTEADESAPAPPARPPRSAAVAESTGAAPRRATGRVPAAAKSTTDRTRTDAEILAEAQLLTADWSDDQLTAERLRSELRIGQIRARSLRDQLQAERTGQPGPLDGLDEAAFPTSAV; this is encoded by the coding sequence GTGAACCACAAGGGACGCATCACCCTCGTCATCGGCCTGGTGGCCGTCGTCCTCATGGCCTTCCGGGTCTCGTGGAACGCGCTGTCCGACGTGGCCCGCGCCATCGGCGCAGACGCCACTGCCGCCCTGCTCTACCCGATCGTGGTCGACGGGCTGATGGCCCTCGCGCTGGTCGCCGCGCTCGTGCTGACCGGCGCCGACCGCAAGTTCGCGCTGCGGGTCCTGGCTGCCTACACGATCGCCAGCCTCCTGTTGAACTACGTGCACGGCCTCGTTCCGGCCCTGCGCACGGCGTCGGTCCAGTGGGGCCGACTGGCCAACTGGGATCCCGCGAACTGGGCGCTCGTACTGCTGGCGACCTCACTCCCGGTCGGGTCGATCTACTTCGGCTCGGACCTCGTGGCGAAAGTGCTGCACCACAACCCAGAGTCGGCCGACGCTGCCGAAGTGGCCTCTGACCAGTCGGTTAGCCCGCAGGCTGACGAGTCGGCCAGCGAGCAGGCCGCACAGTCTAGGTCTGACCAGGCCGAGTCGGACCCCGAGCAGCCGACCGAATCGACCCCCACGAAGGTCGCCGAGGCGCCCTCGACGGGGCCGACCGAGGCCGACGAATCGGCTCCCGCTCCCCCTGCCCGACCGCCCCGGTCGGCTGCCGTGGCGGAGTCGACCGGAGCCGCCCCGCGTCGGGCGACCGGTCGGGTCCCCGCCGCCGCCAAGTCGACCACCGACCGCACCCGCACAGACGCCGAAATTCTCGCCGAGGCTCAGCTCCTGACCGCCGACTGGAGCGACGACCAGCTGACCGCCGAGCGTCTGCGCAGCGAACTACGGATCGGCCAGATCCGCGCCCGCAG